Proteins found in one Kluyveromyces marxianus DMKU3-1042 DNA, complete genome, chromosome 2 genomic segment:
- the YTA12 gene encoding m-AAA protease subunit YTA12, with translation MLHLVKPVVRFSRSYGVARSALSGQRAFGGQHAVLRVGLMRSFHHGRVNWLQNRFEREANDDDVEKVRKEVWEYIDDLNKNKSLGMEERKRKIEEQLQRLEEAVKRQQEQNDEGSKKQQRNEEEEEEESKQQQQQKKKDQSQSRSNPNFTPNDPNMMTVNINMFKIGLTLTILAYLLHRVNTMEEQREITWQEFRNKLLVKGYVSKLIVINNNLVKVVLNDNGKNQPENMGHDFYFFTIGSVESFERKLKKTQDELNIAEDFRIPVLYTREGNWVKVAFQILPTALLIAGLIWITTKGASAAGGGPGGLFNVRKSKARRFNKDTDVKVNFKDVAGCDEAKEEIMEFVSFLKEPARYEKMGAKIPRGAILSGPPGTGKTLLAKATAGEAGVPFYSVSGSEFVEMFVGVGASRVRDLFKTARENAPAIIFVDEIDAIGKARQKGNFSGANDERENTLNQLLVEMDGFTTADHVVVLAGTNRPDVLDQALMRPGRFDRHINIDRPELAGRKEIFKVHLKKITLAGDLEDLQNRLATLTPGFSGADIANVCNEAALIAARNDCDSVKLEHFEQAIERVIGGVERKSKLLSPQEKKVVAYHEAGHAVCGWHLEFADPLLKVSIIPRGQGALGYAQYLPGDVYLLSEQQLKDRMTMALGGRVSEELHFPSVTSGASDDFKKVTRMATAMVTELGMSDKIGWINFAKKSENDLTKPFSEETGAIVDAEVYRLVQECHDRCTKLLKEKADEVEKIAQLLLEKEVLTREDMIRLLGKRPFPERNDAFDKYLNERETKKIREQEEKSDAKNKDDSHKEENKNDENDKNNNKNKNNEKNENDKDKDTNNDPNVL, from the coding sequence ATGCTTCATTTGGTGAAACCGGTAGTGCGGTTTAGCAGGTCATATGGAGTTGCTAGGAGCGCTTTGAGTGGACAGAGAGCGTTTGGTGGGCAGCATGCGGTACTGAGGGTTGGTTTAATGCGCAGTTTCCATCATGGGCGAGTGAACTGGCTTCAGAATCGGTTTGAGAGGGAGGCcaacgatgatgatgtgGAAAAGGTGAGGAAGGAAGTGTGGGAGTATATCGACGATttaaacaagaacaagagccTTGGGATGGAGGAGCGGAAGCGTAAAATTGAGGAGCAGTTGCAGAGATTGGAAGAAGCTGTGAAGAGGCAGCAGGAACAAAATGATGAGGGGAGTAAGAAGCAGcaaagaaatgaagaagaagaagaagaagaatcgaagcagcagcagcaacagaaaaagaaggatcAATCCCAATCGCGGTCCAATCCCAACTTCACTCCAAACGACCCCAACATGATGACGGTTAATATCAATATGTTCAAAATTGGGCTGACACTAACGATTTTGGCATACCTTTTGCATAGAGTGAATACGATGGAAGAGCAACGAGAAATTACATGGCAAGAGTTCCGCAATAAGCTCTTGGTTAAAGGTTACGTGTCGAAGTTGATTGTTATAAACAACAATTTGGTGAAAGTTGTGTTGAATGACAACGGGAAGAACCAACCCGAGAACATGGGCCACGATTTCTACTTCTTTACTATTGGTTCAGTTGAATCGTTCGAGCGtaaattgaagaagaccCAGGACGAATTGAATATTGCTGAAGACTTCAGAATTCCTGTTTTATACACAAGAGAGGGAAACTGGGTCAAGGTTGCATTCCAAATTTTGCCTACTGCTCTTTTAATCGCAGGTTTGATTTGGATCACTACCAAGGGCGCTTCTGCTGCAGGTGGTGGCCCTGGTGGGTTGTTCAATGTGCGTAAATCAAAGGCTAGAAGGTTCAATAAGGATACCGACGTCAAGGtcaatttcaaagatgTGGCCGGTTGTGATGAAGCAAAGGAAGAAATTATGGAATTTGTCAGCTTTTTGAAGGAGCCAGCCAGATATGAAAAAATGGGTGCCAAGATCCCCAGAGGTGCTATCTTATCTGGACCTCCAGGTACTGGTAAGACTCTATTAGCGAAGGCTACTGCTGGTGAAGCTGGCGTACCGTTCTACTCTGTGTCAGGTTCGGAATTTGTTGAAATGTTTGTCGGTGTTGGTGCATCAAGAGTCCGCGACTTGTTCAAGACAGCAAGGGAAAACGCGCCTGCaattatttttgttgatgaaatcGATGCAATCGGTAAGGCCAGACAAAAGGGTAACTTTTCTGGTGCCAACGACGAAAGAGAAAACACTTTGAACCAGCTTTTGGTCGAAATGGACGGGTTTACTACGGCCGATCACGTTGTCGTTTTGGCCGGTACTAATAGACCGGACGTGTTAGATCAAGCATTGATGAGACCAGGAAGATTCGATAGACATATCAACATCGACAGACCAGAACTAGCTGGCCGTAAAGAAATTTTCAAAGTGCATCTAAAGAAAATCACCCTTGCAGGTGATCTGGAAGACTTACAGAACAGACTAGCCACATTGACACCAGGGTTCTCAGGTGCTGATATTGCAAACGTCTGTAACGAAGCTGCATTGATCGCTGCTAGAAATGACTGCGACTCCGTGAAACTAGAGCACTTCGAACAGGCCATCGAGAGAGTCATTGGTggtgttgaaagaaagtcGAAACTACTTTCTCcccaagaaaagaaggtcGTTGCCTACCACGAAGCGGGACACGCCGTATGTGGCTGGCATCTAGAGTTTGCTGATCCATTACTAAAGGTCAGTATCATCCCTAGAGGACAAGGTGCTTTGGGTTACGCCCAATATCTACCAGGAGACGTGTATCTACTCTCAGAACAGCAGTTGAAGGACAGAATGACAATGGCCCTTGGTGGTCGTGTTTCGGAAGAACTTCACTTCCCAAGCGTCACATCGGGTGCCAGTGATGACTTCAAAAAGGTTACCCGTATGGCAACAGCAATGGTTACTGAATTGGGTATGAGCGACAAGATTGGCTGGATCAACTTCGCCAAGAAGAGCGAAAACGATCTAACGAAGCCATTCTCAGAGGAAACCGGTGCTATTGTTGATGCAGAGGTTTACCGTCTCGTCCAAGAATGCCACGATCGCTGCACCAAGctcttgaaggaaaaggcAGACGAAGTAGAGAAAATCGCCCAGCTATTGctggaaaaagaagtgcTAACAAGAGAAGACATGATTAGACTTCTAGGAAAACGTCCATTCCCAGAGCGTAATGACGCGTTCGACAAGTACTTAAATGAACGTGAAACGAAGAAAATCCgtgaacaagaagagaagagcGATGCAAAAAACAAGGATGACTCACATAAAGAGGAGAACAAGAACGATGAGAACGACAAgaacaataacaaaaacaaaaacaacgAAAAAAACGAGAACgacaaggacaaggacACTAACAATGATCCCAATGTGCTTTGA
- the NPL6 gene encoding Npl6p, which produces MAAATRGRGRGRGKRSSRSTGKQPSYNIGSEDVDVQYDDKDDEYAGSANDDEYDDDQDGDNDFEGTSTRGRRKAHSSTPVPVALPTRGRPSKRKSGDDLKDPKRQKLPYPVDENGSPYPIVNDEYALPEDEEGETKITKNGDLLGGRQFVVRTFTVASRGETKYMLSTEAARAVGFRDSYLFFQYHSNLYKLIISQTERDDLIKQGVLPGSSRNRIIALVTARSVFREFGAKIIVDGKNITDDYYATKLRASGTVKEGTPARETSHSNVNQHAGRTNNVHGIDIPHQLSVNPSRNAVEFFDKRNHNIPSTSNISSTNWLYHHAAACSRFNSDLFYDRERILLIENLGIRDTYTNVLHIPQSTQPTKVISMRKVKGNTNQVMYETRIKSLDLARPHTGLSDVPAAMYEDILDKDIIAAIEEQKNFEMGL; this is translated from the coding sequence atgGCAGCTGCTAccagaggaagaggaagaggaagaggtAAAAGAAGCTCGAGGTCTACCGGAAAACAACCTTCTTATAATATTGGTTCAGAGGATGTAGACGTGCAATACGACGACAAGGATGATGAATACGCAGGTTCAGCCAATGACGACGAGTACGATGATGACCAGGATGGTGACAATGATTTCGAAGGTACTTCCACTAGAGGAAGGCGTAAGGCCCACTCATCAACGCCAGTTCCAGTAGCACTACCTACTAGAGGCAGGCcaagcaaaagaaagagcGGAGACGATTTGAAAGACCCCAAGAGACAGAAACTCCCATACCCAGTGGATGAAAATGGCTCGCCATACCCAATTGTAAACGACGAATATGCGTTAccagaagacgaagaaggtGAGACGAAGATAACTAAGAATGGTGATCTTCTAGGCGGTCGACAATTCGTGGTCAGGACGTTTACCGTTGCATCTCGAGGCGAAACCAAATACATGCTTTCGACGGAGGCAGCTCGAGCAGTGGGGTTCAGGGACTCGTActtgttctttcaataCCACTCAAACCTCTACAAGCTAATCATATCCCAAACAGAGCGCGACGATTTGATCAAGCAGGGCGTATTGCCCGGCTCGAGCAGAAACCGGATCATTGCATTGGTAACTGCGAGAAGCGTGTTCCGGGAGTTCGGAGCCAAGATCATTGTAGATGGGAAAAACATCACTGACGACTACTACGCAACAAAACTACGTGCCTCAGGAACAGTGAAAGAAGGCACTCCTGCCAGAGAAACGTCCCACTCCAACGTGAACCAACACGCTGGTAGAACCAACAACGTACACGGAATTGATATCCCACACCAACTTTCGGTAAATCCTTCCAGAAACGCCGTGGAGTTCTTCGACAAGAGAAACCACAACATTCCTTCCACAAGCAACATCTCCTCCACCAACTGGTTGTACCACCATGCTGCTGCATGCAGCAGATTCAACAGCGACCTGTTTTATGACAGAGAACGTATTCTTCTTATCGAAAATTTGGGCATAAGAGACACATACACAAACGTGCTACACATACCGCAATCTACACAGCCTACAAAGGTAATCTCAATGCGCAAAGTGAAAGGCAATACAAACCAGGTGATGTATGAAACAAGAATCAAGTCGCTAGACTTGGCAAGACCGCACACTGGTCTCTCGGACGTGCCTGCTGCAATGTACGAAGATATTTTAGACAAAGATATAATAGCTGCCATCGAGGAGCAGAAAAACTTCGAGATGGGGCTCTAG
- the PDL32 gene encoding putative ADP-ribose 1''-phosphate phosphatase encodes MTMKILLIDINPRVIRHWGKSLGGLIKNGDVIIHNGTLDTLDTGSKVRRSIVSPGNSFGFLGGGFDLALQRHFGGITFEKYVRYKLVHSYVPVGNCTVIPLEQFARDGFEYLLHIPTVVTPVIPDFDRPDPQHTGYRVVFDVTWNALHYAPSGTEQLVVPGLCTGYAGVPIPVACKAMSFAIRLFHLKIRQVLSQDLINAMIMCFLGYQYDAFISDDCIEECERVGIDWDVLNNFNPNKDPLDYILPENL; translated from the coding sequence atGACTATGAAGATCCTATTAATTGACATCAATCCCAGGGTGATACGGCATTGGGGGAAGAGTCTTGGTGGTCTGATAAAGAATGGGGATGTTATTATTCATAATGGTACATTGGATACTCTCGATACGGGGTCCAAAGTTAGAAGATCAATTGTGTCACCTGGTAATTCGTTTGGGTTTTTAGGTGGAGGGTTTGATTTGGCTTTGCAGCGGCATTTTGGAGGCATTACCTTCGAGAAGTATGTTCGATACAAGCTTGTGCACTCATATGTACCTGTTGGGAATTGTACGGTGATTCCTTTGGAACAATTTGCTCGAGACGGTTTTGAGTATCTTTTGCATATACCAACAGTGGTGACACCTGTGATTCCGGACTTTGACAGGCCTGATCCGCAGCATACGGGTTATAGGGTTGTATTTGATGTTACCTGGAATGCGTTGCACTATGCGCCATCTGGTACGGAACAACTGGTTGTTCCGGGGCTATGTACCGGATACGCTGGTGTCCCGATTCCTGTTGCATGTaaagcgatgagctttgCAATACGACTCTTCCACTTAAAGATCAGACAGGTTCTGTCACAGGACCTGATCAATGCTATGATAATGTGCTTCTTAGGGTATCAGTATGATGCATTTATTAGTGACGATTGTATTGAGGAATGCGAGAGAGTGGGCATTGATTGGGACGTTCTAAATAACTTTAACCCCAACAAAGACCCATTGGATTATATCCTACCAGAAAATCTGTAG
- the VBA1 gene encoding Vba1p has translation MSTTNSCDEHSRLLSHDESNLEEEYHQYNLSLPKGPILYSLWMGSFLGSIDSTIVANIMNRVAEEFEASDKKQWIVTSFLLTNTAFQPLYGKLSDLTGRKTALMVAHSFFLIGCLFTALSNSLTQFAVSRAICGMGAGGISALSSITVSDICTAKERGVYQGYANVVFGTGSLLGGPVGGFLMDTFGWKCIFAIQVPLIMTCMFLGYRNVNIKLTHIPPPGERLTWKNLKRIDIGGSLSLIGTIFGVLCLASTDLNKPMLAVLTVVSGVIFAMNELYWSEERIIPIHLLSGTFGITSLLTIFSSFIQFGDVFRNPVYLQLVQNISLTSTGGFLLFSSIAGATSSLTTGWILRHTKLPLAKCSYMLITIGVCLHFTSLSLGYTTISHLQPNQTSYADAVDTLNEAGNHYWFQAGQFRWRIFYVMAMFINSWGYASLLVSTLVSIVFTIPRNQQATITGCFYLWRSIGTVIGASTVLTIFETSVSSKVYKYLHSQGMDKEFDILIHDTSYLRSHFKGSQLAHLLELYKDSFLISYLPTLTASVIALVIAFRLFLSLERHPHDKDGQL, from the coding sequence ATGAGTACTACCAATTCATGCGATGAGCATTCGAGACTACTGAGTCATGATGAATCAAActtagaagaagaataccACCAATATAATTTATCGCTACCAAAGGGGCCAATTCTCTACTCACTATGGATGGGAAGCTTTCTTGGGTCGATAGATTCGACTATTGTTGCTAATATCATGAACAGGGTTGCTGAAGAGTTTGAAGCTTCGGATAAGAAACAATGGATAGTGACAAGTTTCCTTTTAACCAATACTGCATTCCAGCCGTTGTATGGAAAACTTTCGGATTTAACTGGTAGAAAGACAGCATTGATGGTGGCCCACtcgtttttcttgattGGGTGTCTGTTTACTGCTTTGTCGAACAGTTTGACGCAATTTGCTGTATCTCGGGCTATTTGCGGGATGGGAGCTGGTGGGATCAGTGCGTTAAGCAGTATTACAGTGAGTGATATATGTACCGCTAAAGAAAGAGGTGTGTACCAGGGGTATGCCAATGTTGTTTTTGGGACTGGTTCGCTACTAGGGGGGCCTGTAGGAGGGTTTTTAATGGATACGTTTGGATGGAAATGTATATTTGCGATTCAAGTGCCATTGATCATGACGTGCATGTTTCTAGGGTATCGTAACGTGAACATCAAGTTGACGCACATCCCACCTCCTGGAGAACGACTCACttggaagaatttgaagcGGATTGATATTGGTGGGTCCCTTTCCCTTATTGGGACGATCTTTGGGGTCCTATGTTTAGCCTCGACGGACTTGAACAAACCAATGTTGGCCGTTTTGACCGTGGTATCTGGTGTAATTTTTGCCATGAATGAGCTATATTGGTCTGAGGAGCGCATTATTCCAATCCATCTATTATCCGGTACGTTTGGTATCACTTCATTGTTAACCATTTTCTCCTCATTCATTCAGTTTGGTGATGTTTTCAGGAACCCGGTATACCTACAATTAGTCCAAAACATTTCCCTCACGAGCACTGGTGGCTTTTTACTGTTTTCCAGTATTGCAGGTGCTACCTCCAGTCTCACTACGGGCTGGATACTAAGGCATACAAAACTGCCATTGGCAAAATGTTCTTACATGTTGATTACAATCGGGGTTTGCTTGCATTTTACCTCACTCTCCCTTGGGTATACTACCATCTCGCACCTCCAACCCAACCAAACGTCTTATGCGGATGCCGTGGACACTCTAAATGAAGCTGGGAATCATTACTGGTTCCAGGCTGGGCAATTTAGATGGAGAATATTTTATGTCATGGCCATGTTCATCAATTCATGGGGGTACGCTTCTCTACTCGTGTCAACGTTGGTTAGTATTGTGTTTACTATTCCTAGAAACCAGCAGGCAACTATAACAGGATGCTTCTACTTATGGAGATCCATAGGGACTGTTATTGGTGCAAGTACTGTGCTAACGATTTTCGAAACCTCAGTTTCTTCGAAGGTATACAAGTACTTGCACTCACAAGGTATGGATAAAGAATTCGATATCTTGATTCACGATACCAGCTACCTTAGATCGCATTTCAAGGGATCTCAATTAGCACATCTATTAGAGCTGTACAAGGATTCTTTTCTCATTTCATATTTGCCCACACTTACAGCCAGTGTCATTGCCCTCGTCATTGCGTTTAGattgtttctttcattaGAGAGACATCCACACGACAAGGATGGACAGTTGTAA
- the AAT1 gene encoding aspartate transaminase AAT1, whose translation MNSSAIAKMKIPIGTASSVLSRVSMAAPDKILGLTEKFNVDRNPNKINLTVGIYKDEAGIVTTFPSVSRAQAMLDSHLDLNNDLSYLPITGSQEYQNNVLNFLFRESSDGNELLDENRITFVQTLSGTGALAVVSKLLSTFVSKTVWIPNPSWANHANVFKWNGFKQIKYYTYYENGKLNVDKWLSDLQSSYTAEKDDENWPPCIVLHACCHNPTGVDPTLEQWQRILPVIHDMGIIPIVDMAYQGMESGNLVQDAYLLRMCLEYEWENGLYLCQSFAKNMGLYGERVGSLSVVVPPNPKDLKARLDSQLKKIVRGIYSSPPGYGSRVANLVLSNPDLKRQWFVDVKAMSDRLWGVRNLMHERLNWPNLVNFETQHGMFYYTGLSPQQVQKLQDQYGIYLTQDGRMSLSAVNDGNIDYLCNSLLDVVE comes from the coding sequence ATGAATAGCTCAGCCATTGCAAAGATGAAGATACCGATAGGTACTGCGAGCTCTGTGTTATCAAGAGTGAGTATGGCTGCTCCAGATAAGATTTTAGGGCTTACTGAGAAGTTTAATGTCGATCGTAACCCAAATAAGATCAACTTGACGGTGGGAATTTACAAAGATGAAGCAGGCATTGTCACTACATTCCCCAGCGTCTCACGAGCGCAAGCTATGTTAGATTCACACCTCGATTTGAACAACGATTTGTCATATCTTCCGATTACAGGATCCCAGGAGTATCAGAATAACGTGCTAAACTTTCTCTTTAGAGAGTCTAGCGATGGGAATGAACTTTTAGATGAGAACAGAATCACATTTGTGCAGACGTTGAGTGGGACTGGGGCGCTTGCGGTGGTTTCGAAGCTTCTTTCCACCTTTGTTTCCAAAACTGTGTGGATTCCGAACCCATCGTGGGCTAATCATGCCAATGTATTCAAATGGAATGGATTCAAGCAGATTAAGTACTACACCTACTATGAGAATGGAAAGTTGAATGTCGATAAGTGGCTAAGCGACTTACAATCGAGCTATACGGCGGAAAAGGATGATGAAAACTGGCCTCCGTGTATAGTTTTGCATGCATGCTGTCACAATCCTACAGGTGTTGATCCTACTTTAGAACAGTGGCAGCGTATTTTACCAGTTATTCACGACATGGGGATTATTCCAATTGTCGATATGGCATACCAGGGCATGGAGTCAGGAAACCTTGTCCAGGACGCATATTTGTTACGCATGTGTCTCGAGTACGAGTGGGAGAATGGATTGTACTTGTGCCAATCTTTTGCGAAGAACATGGGACTTTACGGTGAAAGAGTCGGTTCCTTAAGTGTCGTTGTACCTCCAAACCCTAAGGATCTAAAGGCTAGATTGGACtctcaattgaagaagattgtAAGAGGTATATACTCTTCGCCTCCAGGGTACGGTTCTCGTGTGGCAAATCTAGTGTTGAGCAACCCAGACTTGAAACGCCAATGGTTTGTGGATGTGAAAGCCATGTCTGATAGGCTTTGGGGCGTCCGCAATCTGATGCATGAACGACTAAACTGGCCAAACTTGGTGAATTTCGAGACTCAACACGGCATGTTCTACTACACGGGCCTAAGTCCACAACAGGTGCAGAAACTGCAAGATCAGTATGGCATCTATTTGACTCAGGATGGGAGAATGTCGCTCTCTGCAGTCAACGATGGGAACATTGACTATTTATGTAATTCATTACTAGATGTAGTGGAGTAA